DNA from Verrucomicrobiia bacterium:
GGTTCTTCAGATCCTTCGGAAAACCGAAGGTTCACGCTCGAATTTTGTCGCTTGTGGGATGCCAGTGTACCGTTTTTGCAATAATTTGCCATGAAAACCCTGCGTATTGGTACCGGACTATGCCACTCACAGTGGTCCTCAAAGAGCCCGGAATGGTACCTAGTGTCACCTAGTGTCACGAAGCATTCGGTTCAAGGCTGTTTCGAATCCCTTCGCTCGCTCCACTCCTGTATAGCGGTTTTCTCACCAACACCCCCGTGGCAACACGGTGGCAACAGGCACCCCCCTCCCGGCGCCTGCGTCCTGACCCGCCTCCGGGTTCGCGTCCAAGCATTTCCTTCTCTGACGCCTTCGTGCCCCCCGGTGCGGTGGTGGCCTCATTTTTCGCAAAGAAAGTGAGGGCCGCTGCTTGAATTCGAAACAAAAAGCCTTCAGATCAAGAGTGGCGACTGGTGCCGAAAACGGGAATGAAGGAAACAAAGTTGCTGAGATCAAAAAGGGCTCAGTAGTCATCAACGTTTTTAAATCCCAGAACAGCCGCAAGTTTCCCAAGGAGCCGGTCGCCGGGACGATGGCCGCTGAATGAATGTCCAAAAGCCGCATTTTGCCGCAAGTACCACTAAAGTCCGACGAATGTCACTAAACCCAACTCGTCGCTTGGATTCAAGCGTCGCGCACAATCGCTTACTGTGCTGTGTGCCTGCGAAGGGCCGGGGCAGAGCCGTATTTGGTTCTTGTGGGGTTTGTTCCAGGCACTCCGCACCGACTCAGGGCTTGACCTGGTGCAGCTTCGGATGTAGCCCACCGCAATTACCGTAAGACACCAACGGCCCTGAAGAAATGACCACCACCCATAACCTCACAATTCTATGAAAAAAGAACCATGCTTCGTGCTCGTGGCGTGCGCCTGCTTATTCATTGGTACCGTAAGCAACGTGCTCGCGGCCGATGTCACCGGCACTTGGAAATCCGAGTTCGATTCACAAATCGGTCACCAGAACTACATCTTCACGTTCAACCAGGATGGTGGGAAGTTGACCGGGAAAGCCAATTCAGAGGCTGGCGACCGGAAGCGCGAAGCCGAGCTGAAGGAAGGGAAGGTCGAGGGCGATACGATTTCGTTCGTCGAGCTATTGAGTATCCCGGATCGAGAAATTCGCATCAGCTACACGGGCAAGCTCTCGGCTAACGGCAATGAAATCAAGTTCACACGCGAGGTCGGTGACTTTGCCAAAACGGAAATTGTGGCCCAACGCGAGCCGGCGTTGCGTTCCGAAACTGCGCCGACGGCGAAGGATATCCGCATCAAAGCTGGCAAATCCGAGCCCGTCAAAGATGCTGAGGGTAATGTCTGGTTAGCCGACCAAGGCTTCGAGGGCGGCCAAACCATCGAGAGGCCCGATATTCAGATTGCCAACACCAAAAGCCCGGACCTCTACCGAGCGGAACGCTACAGTATGGATGCCTTTTCGTGGCCGGTGCCCAACGGGAAATACCTGGTGAAACTGCATTTCGCAGAGACTTTCGACGGCATCACCGGACCAGGCCAACGCGTGTTTTCCTTCAATGTCCAGGGGCGCGAGTTTAAGGATTTCGACGTCTGGGTCAAAGCCGGCGGGCCTTTGAAGGCCTATATTGAGGCGGTCCCGGTTGAAGTGACCGACGGCAGGATCAAGGTCACCTTCACCCCGAAGGTCGAGAACCCTCAAATCTGCGCGATCGAGATTATTCCCCAGGGAGGTGGTGAGGCAGCCAGTGCTCCAGCGCAAGCTGGGGGACTCGGCCCGCGCACAGGAGGAGGCCGCGGCGGATTTGGCGGTCCGATCGAGTTGGGACCTGACGACAAGCCAGCGTTTCCCGAGCCGCCGGCTGGGTTTAACGCGAGGCGTGACAACGTTCCCCATGGCGACGTGATCCTCATCGAGTACGACTCCAAGACGCTCGGCACGCGTCGGCAGATGCGTGTCTATACGCCGCCCGGTTATTCATCCGGTCGGAAATACCCGGTGCTGTATCTCCTCCACGGCATCGGCGCCAACAACCGCCAATGGCTGGAAGGTTGCCGCGCCGCCAACGTGATAGACAACCTGTTGGCCGATGGAAAGATTCAGCCCATGGTCATGGTTTTTCCCAATTGCGATGCCAATATCAACGCCACCAACGCCGCAGCCAGTGCGCGCCCGCGAGATGGGGGCAGGCGCGTCGGTTTTGAAGGCTATGGCGCGCCTTTCGAGAGCGACTTGCTCAACGACATCATCCCCTACATCGAGTCCCATTATTCCGTGTTCGCCGACCGCGAACACCGCGCCTTGGCGGGACTTTCTATGGGTGGCGGCCAATCTTTAAACATCGGCCTCTCGCACGTCGAGACGTTTGCGAATATCGGCGGCTTTTCCTCCGCGCCCAATACGTATGAATTCGGCGGGCTCTCTCCCGACACCAAGCTCCTGGCTGACCCGGCAGATGCCAAAGAGAAGCTGAAGGTGCTGTGGATCGCTTGCGGGAACAAGGATGGCCTGATCCGGGTCAGCCAGGGCGTTCACAAGATGCTCAAGGAGAATGGCGTCCCGCACGTCTGGCACGTGGATTCACACGCACACGACGACCCCGAATGGTCAAGCAACCTTTACCTTTTTGCACAACACATCTTCAAGTAAAGACGGAAACGCCCGGACCACTTCGTGCCAATGAAAACGCCAAAGCTTCTTCTCAGTTGCGTAGTTCTCACCGCTTTGATGACCCTGACTCTCCGGTCACAGCCGCGGGCGGTCATCAAGGTTGATCTGGACCGCAAGATCGCGCAGATCGATCCGAACATCTACGGCGCCTTTGTGGAGCCCATCCGTACCGTGGTGTATGGCAGTATTTACGATCCCAAGTCTTCCTTTGCTGATGAGAACGGATTCAGAAAGGATTTTGTCCAACTGGTCAAGGAGCTCAAGATTCCCGTGGTCAGGTGGCCCGGCGGAAATTTTGTGTCGGGCTATAACTGGGAGGACGGGATTGGCCCCAAAGATCAGCGGCCAGCCAGACTCGACCTCGCATGGCACCAGGTCGAAAGCAATCGGATGGGAACCGATGAGTACGCAAAACTATGCAGCCTCATCGGAGCCGAGAATTTCATCTGTATCAACGCCGGTTTGGGCACGCTGGATCAGGCGAGAGACTGGGTCGAGTACTGCAATTATCAGGGCGGAACCTATTACTCGGATCTCCGCAGGAAATACGGGAACGAAAAGCCTCTCAACATAAAGTACTGGGCGCTGGGCAACGAGATTGATGGGCCGTGGCAAATGGGGCAGAAAAGCGCCGAGGACTACTGCAAATTTGCCTTGGAGGCGGCCAAGCTCATGCAGTGGGTGGACAGGGATATCAAGCTCATCGCCTGCGGCGCCTCAAATTACGGGCGTGGCACCAACAATGCCTGGATCGATTGGAACGATTATGTGTTGGAACACATGATCGGCAAAATCGATTATCTCTCAGTCCACAGATATGTCAGGGAGGTCCTGGGAGGCGAAACAAATTTCCCTGCGATAATGTCCCGCGGACTGGACATTGATGAAAAGATCGAAATCGTGAAAGCCCTGATTAAGAAAGCCACGGCGAAGTCCGGCTCCGCCAGGCCGGTGTATATCTCTTTTGATGAATGGTCAGCCGGAGGCCCCGGTGCAGGCAGCACTCTCCTCGGCTCACTGATGGTGGCCCAGCACCTGAATTCATTTATCAGACACGCCGACATTGTCAAAATGGCGAACATCACCATGCTTTCGAGCCTGGTGGGGAATTCACCGGAAGGCGATTTCAAGAATGCGTTGTACCAGGCATTTTATTTATATTCGAATAACTCGCGCGGCACGGCTCTGGACGTGTATGACGAATGCGAGAGGTACAGCAATCGGGCGTTTCATGACATTCCTTATCTCGATGTCACCGCTGTATTGAGCGAGTCCGCCAAAGCAGTGGTTTTGAATGTGGTAAACCGGAATGAAAAGAATCCCATCACTAGCGATGTTATTTTGCAGAGCGGGGCATGTACGGGGAGTGCTACTGTAAAAGAGATTAACGCTGAAAGTGTGGATTCGAGCAATTCCAGGACCAGGGAAGGCGTAGCAATCACCTCAAAGGAGATTCAGTTTCAGGGCAGTTCCATCAATTACAGCTTCCCCGCGCATTCCTTCACACAAATGATGATCCCGATAAAATAGCCGGCGCAACCCACGAAGCGTTTCCCCAATCGAAGTACATCATGAAGATTCTTCGGCTTTCTTTGCCTCCAGCTCCAAATCCCCCAGCGGATACCCTGGGTTGATGCATTCCTGTGACAAATGCAAAGTTCTTGGGCCAGCACTGGTTTTGCAGGAACTCCTGCGCGTGGGCTTTCAGGTCCTCTGCCGGCCCGGGATAAACCATGAGCACTTGTGCTTTTTGCGCGGCGAAAGCGTCGGCGGGAGCAATGAAATCGCCAAGTTGCCGTGTGCAATGGGGCATTGGTAGCCAGGCCACCCGCGCAAAACAACTACTACGACAGGTTTGTTTGCGTAAAGCTGCTTCAGTTCAACCGGCTTGTATTCCAGCGTTTTTAATGTGAAATCCGGCGCGGCATCTCCGGGCTCCGGAGGGGTCGCGGACCGGCCAATGCCCGCCGTAAGCAGGGTTAGCATAATAGCCGGGCACAAACACACGAATGCGCTCGTCTTAGGTGCGGAAGGTTTAACCGAGATCTTGCGTTTCATCGATTTGTTCCTCTTAATTCAAAGACCAGTTTGATCACCCACTTCGGTTTCCAAAAGCAAACTTGCGAGCGCGGTGGGTTGGTCGTGATGTGCAACTATTCCGCGAGCAGCGTCCGACGGGGCGCCAATTGAAAATCATCTCTCTGAGGCCGTCCCCCGCCCGAAGTGCGCCTGGCGCCCTCGAAAGACATAGGAACAGCGAAGGGGTCCTGATAATAACCAAGACCTTATCGCTAAGGGCAGCTATGGATGCACCCAAGGCGCGCGGTAGTCGCGTTTGAGGAGACGGGCTGCCTCGGCATTGCCGGGAATGGTTTCAGTCTGGGCATCCCACGCGATCTTGCAACCGGTATCATAGGCGATCATGGCGAGCTTCACCGCAGCCGTGGAGCGGTACGCATCTTCGATCATGCAACCGGCGGGTTGGCGGGTGCGCGCGGCATTCAGGAATTCGGCCATGTGGAGGCCCCCCATATCGGCTCCGGCTTCATAGGTGTGGCGTTCCTTGTTTTTGCCCCGCGGAATCACTTCGTAGCGATCGTCAGTGACGAAAATGGTTTCCTTCTCGCCATATAAAGTGATGCCGTTCGAGATTTGCGGATTGTATTCTTCGGCTCCCCAAATCCGATGGTGCCAACTAAGCGGACAAGAAGCGAAATCGAAATGCGCGGCGAAGACGTCCGGGGTTGTGATGCCTTTCAGGCCATAGAGGCCGCCTGCAGCGCTGACCGTTTGCGGCAGGCCCTCGCCGAGGATCACGCGGGCAGCGTCGATGAGATGAATGCCCCAATCCACGAGGTGCCCTTGGCCGCTGGTTTTTTCGAGGCGCCAGTTCATGTGGCCGACCTGCGGGCTGTACGGGATCTTGGGACCCGGCCCGCACCAGAGGTCCCAATCGAGCGAGGCGGGTGGTGGTTGCGGGGTGGGGTCTTTCGTGCCGGCAGAATAGTTGATAGTGGCTTCGGCGCAAACGATCCGGCCAGGATCGCCGGCCTGCACCCGCTGGCGCACGGTCTGGAAGGCGGGGCTTTGGCGGCGTTGAAAGCCGACCTGAATGATGCGCCCGCTTTCCTTGGCAGCCTCGACCATCGCGCGGCCTTCACGGATGTCATAGCTGAGCGGTTTCTCCTGGTACACATCTAACCCATGATCGAGCGCTGCGAGGAATTGCAACGCGTGCCAATGCGGCGGGGTGGCAATGATCACGGCATCCAGGCCGCCGGCCTTGAGCATGTCCTCATAGAGCTTGAAGGTCTGCGGGCGTTTGCCCTGGAGCTTCTCGACATCGTTGGCGCTTTGCTGGAGATGGTCGCTATCGACGTCACACAGCGAGATCACGTCGATGCCACCGCACTTGACCGCGGCCTTTAGGTCAACCATCCCGTACCAGCCGCACCCGATTAGGCCAAGCTTGATCTTGCGGTCGGGTTCGGCGGAACGGAGCAGGGCGGGCAATTGGGAGAGGGCCACAGCGCCAACGGTCGTGCTTTGGAGAAAATGACGGCGAGTGCTTGCGCTCATGCGGCGACAATGCCCGGAAGGCAGCCAAATTGCAATTCCGTTTAAGTCCGAGGGCGCAGAGAGAGGCGAAACATCGTTCGTCGTCTGTGGGATTGCCGGCAAGATGCCACGGGAGCGCTCATGGGTGGGGCGACTCCAGCCAATTCTGGAAAGTGGCATTCGCGAGGAGTCGTTTGGCTAGTAATTCGTAGCCCGCGGTCAACGGGTGGCTGGCATCCGCGTAAAGAGCGCTGGGCAAGACCTCAGGAATAACCACCGGCGTGCCTTCCTGCCGGAGCCAGGCCGCAATACCGGCGCGAATTTCCCGATAGGGCTCCAGATTGTCCTCCGCCACCATGTGCTCGTTGAAGGGGCCCAGCACGACCAGTACGTCGTTCCCTCTGGCGCGCAACCTGGCGACGACTCGCTGGAAGGCGCGCCACTGAAGCGAGCGGTCGAGGCCCACCCACTCAAAACTCGTTGTGCCCCGGCCCTCAGAAGACCAGGGTTTGTGCCGCGGGCTGTCAGGTCCGCGTTGCGGGTCGTGCGCCGGCGCCGAGGGCACGCGGAATGTGATCTGGGTGAGCGGATTCTTCCAGCAGTGCGGGTAGTGCGGTGGATACGCACCATCGTCCTCAAGTGTCCAGTCCAGGATGCTCTTCTGTCCGAAATAGGCGTCCTGGAGGTGGCCGACCCAGGAAAGGAATTCCACATGGCGCTGCAAGACCGCGCTCAAGCGTTCGTTGGCGTCCGCCCGATAGCAGGGAATGCGCGGATAAAACTGCGGCACAAGGCGCGAGTGGTTGAACTGTTGCTCCTTGCCGGCACTCAAATCGGCTTTCGGACTGGTCATCCAGAGCACGTTGCAGTGGAGGACCACTTTTCGGTTCCGAAGCGAGGCGGCGTAATGGTCGATGAGGCCCTCCTGGGCCAGTGGGAAAAGACCGTTCAGGCCGCCATTAACGAAGCGATTGGTTTCAACCGTGGTCACATTCAAAAAATGCGATAACGTGCCGTTCGGAAGCACGTATTCGCCCCAGACCACGGAGTCGCCGAGTACGACGATCTTGGCCGGTTGGGCCGCATGGCGGAGCCACCGGCTGTACAGCCAGTAATCCTTGCTGAGCTGGTAAGTGATACGGTAGTCGGGGCCGGTTTCAAACCGTTCGATCCTTTCCCACACCCGGGGCGTCAGCAGCACGAAGAGGCCCGTGATGAGCAACGTGAACACCCATTGGCGGCGGTTCAGCCTTACGTCGTTCACCCCCAACGGGGGTTCCTTCTCCGCTCCAACCTGGTGGCGGACGGCGGGCGCTGCGGCGATGGGCGGGGTTTCCATGCTAGAACTGGAAGTAGATGAAGGCGCCGCCCCCTGAGGAACAAACGCAGAGGTACAGCAGCATGCAGACGGCCACCCCCACGCGAACCAGACGTGTCTGCAAAATATCCCGGAACCTGGATTCGTACACAAACTCGTAGAGCCACACCAGCGCCACCATGGCCAGCATCAAGGCCGGGATCTGCGGGTCATGCCAGGCCGCAGTGCAGAGCCGCCGCACGATCAACAGAGCGTCGGCCAGCGAATCGGCGCGGAAGAATATCCACGTGAAAGTAACAAACAGAAATACCCCGCCTTGCTTCAGGATTTTCGGCACTCGCTCCCGGTACACCGCGGAGCGCTCCAGTTCGCGTGTCACCAGCACGCCCAGGCCATGCAACGCGCCCCAAATGACAAACGTCCAGGCAGCGCCGTGCCAGATGCCGGAGATGAAAAACGTGAGGAACAGGTTGCGATAGGTATTGAACGCGCCACGCCGGTTGCCGCCCAGCGGGATATAAACGTAATCCCGGAACCAGGTGGAGAGGCTGATGTGCCAGCGGGACCAGAAGTCGCCCAGCCCGGTGGCGAGGTACGGGTTGTTGAAGTTCAGAATCAGGTTGAAGCCCATGAGCTTGGCCACGCCGCGCGCCATGTCCGTGTAGCCGCTGAAGTCGAAAAATATCTGCCACCCAAACGCGACCGTGGCCAGGAAGAGCGCCGGCGCGCCGAACTCCCCCGGGTTGTCGTACACGCGTTCGACGTAGAAAGCCAGGTAGTTGGCCAACGCCAGCTTCTTGAACAGGCCCACCAGGAAAAGCGAAGCCCCATCGGTGAAGTTTTGCAGGCGCACCGGCGGGAATTGGGCGAACTGCGGCAACAGGTGCCGTGCGCGCTCGATGGGCCCGGCCATGAGCTGCGGGAAAAAGCAGACGAAGGTGGCAAAGCGCAAAAAGTTGCGCTCGCGCTGACACTTGCCGAAATAAAAGTCGATGGTGTAGCTGAGCGACTGAAACGTGAAAAAGGAGATGCCGACCGGCAGGAGGTACTCGAATCCCAGAGGCATCAGGACGGAAGGATCGGACAATCTGAAGGGCAGATGGACCCAGGCCAGGACGGCATTCAGGTTGGCCGCCACGAACCGGGCATACTTGAAGAAAAGCAGCAGCGCCAGGTTATTGACCAGGCTGATCAGCAGCCATATCCGCCGGCTGCCATAGAGCGCGCCCAGGCTCATGAGCAGCACGATCACTCCCAGCATTCCCATCGCGGCGCGCAGCGTCCTGGGACCGAACGCCGCCACCAAAGCAATGCCGACTGTTGCCGTGGCGCAACTCAAGAATGATGTCTTGAGCACGCGATCCTCAAACTCCAGTCGAAACAGACGGTGAAAAACGTTGACCTTCGTTCCCTCGCGCGGACAGTGATCCATCAGCGCCACCAGGCAAAAGTCCAGCACCGTCGAGTACAGAACCAGGAACAGGTAGTAAGGATTCCACCACCCGTAAAAGAAATAGGATGCCAATGTCAGCCACGGCAACCACAGCCCCGTTTTGCGCAAGGCGAAAAACACCGGCAAAACCACCGAGAGAAAAATCAAAAAGGGCCAGGTATGGAAAAGCATGCGCGCGGGTGGCTCAGGGTGAAGAAAATCGGTTTTATCCGGGCCGCGAAGACTTCCGCAGCTCCTCCAACTGACCCGGGGCGGCCCGGCGCACACAGCGGAAGCCGCAAAAGTCTGTCGAAAAGCACGCGTCGGTATCGCCGGTTCGTTCGCCCTGGCGCGCCGTCGCGCGGCATTGCTCCGCGCTGGATTTCCAACTCCCGCCGCGGATGACCCGCTTGACATCCTTGCCGGAGCTGGGGGGGCCGAGCGGATCGGTCAGCGGGCTGGCTTTATAGTAGATGGGGCTATAGACGTCTTCGCACCATTCGGACACATTGCCGTACAAATCGCAAATCCCGAACCCGTTTGGTTTTTTCTGGCCCACGATGTGGGTCATCCGCTCGGAGTTATCCGCAAACCAGGCATACTGCCGGAGTTTGTCGGGCCGCTCAAAATCGTAATCGCCGCTCGTCCCGGCGCGGCAGGCATATTCCCACTCCGCCTCCGTTGGCAGGCGGTACCCATTGGCCGAGTAGTTGCACTTCCAGTCCGGCGTCTTTTCGTTGTAGCAGGGTTGGAGTTGCTCGAGCAGCGAGCGCTCGTTGCAGTACCGCTTGGCGTCCAGCCAGCGTACCTGCTCGACCGGTTGCTGCGGGTTTTGCTGCCAATGAGACGGATTGGGCAACTGCGCCTCTTTGAACATCGCCTGTGTCACCTCGAATTTATCCATGAGAAAGGGGCTCACCCGAACCTTGTGGGCGGGCGCCTCGTCGGGATTGCCGCGCTCCGAGCCCATCAGGAATTCTCCTCCCGGCAGGTAGATCATCCGCACCCCCGATCGGGTTGTGACGTCGAGCGGTCCGGACTCGCTTGCTTTGCCTTCCCCGCTTGCCGTCGTGGTGTCTTGGGAGGTCGCCGGCCCTGCCTTTTCGCAGGCGACCAGACCACTCAACAGGGTGCTCAACAGGAGCAAACGGACAAGGAGCATATACGATTTATCCCCATCCTAAGCGCATGAAGCCGCGCCCGGCAATCTCCGAATGCCCGCAGAGCCTGGAGCGAATTGCCTGCGCACCGAATCTCTTCAGGCTTGTAAAACAGCGCTCGCCCTTTAGGCTGCCCCTCATGCACGCATCTGCTTTTCGAGCGGGGGCTTTTTCCCGCGCTCTGCGCTGGTCCGGGCTTTGGGTGCTCCTGTTTGCCGTTTCGACCCTCCGTGCCCAGTCGCCTTTTGCCAAGCAACTCAAGACCCTGCCTTTCAAGATCGCCTATGAGTGCTATGTCAATAACAACTGGGAAATCTTCGTCATGAACGCCGACGGTTCAAACCCGGTGAACCTTACTCGTACACCCAACGTGCATGAGCATTACCCGCAGATCTCCCCGGACGGGCGGAAAATCTGCTTTTGTGTGGACGAAGGCGAAGGCCGCGACGCGGTCCGGAGTCTGTACGTCATGGACATTAACGGCAAGCGGCGCAGAAAGCTCGTCGATCATGCGCGGGAACCATTCTGGAGCCCGGACAGCAAGGTGATTGGTTTCCTGCCACAGGAATTTCCGAAGTTCAACGTGATGGACTTTTACACGAGTGGAATGAGCTTTTATCATCTGGCTACCGGGCAGATCGAACCGCAGGTCAATAGCACCAATCTCCACCACCTCTATAACCCTTCCTGGTCGAGAAACGGGAAGTGGATCGTCGCGACCGTGCACGCCGGGATGGGTTTCGAGCATACCATCCTCGCCATCGAGGCGCACGGCACCAACATTATCAATTTGAAGATACCCGGCTGCCGGCCTTGCCTCAGCCCGGATGGGGAGCAGATCGCCTGGGGAGCGGGCGACCACGAAATCGCGACCGCCCCGATCAGCCTGGATTCGGCGTGCCCCGCCGTGGGCGAGTGGGGCCTGCGAGTAAAAGACGAGACCAACAAAATCTACCACGTGGATTGGTCGCCGGACAACCGCTTCCTCAGTTTCAGCCGGGGACCGGATGGGGAGGGCGATCCAAACCTGCCGGGAACGTTTCAGGCCGCCTGCGAAATCGTCGGCGTGCGCGCCGAGGGCTGGAACCTTTGCGCCGTGTCCGCCGAACGGCAAGGCGTGCTGGATATGAACAACCCGGCGGAGACCGGTTTTCTGATGCTCACCACCAACGGCTGCAGCAACAAGGAACCCGCGTGGTTCCGCCCACGCCGGTAGCTTGTCCGCTTCCGGTGGTTTCGGTAATGATTCGGACCGCGCTCAATTCATGAACTCACCTCGATTCAAGTGGGGGGCCTTTTTGACGCTTGGCATCCTTTCCCTGGCCGCGGCTGCCGGCGTTCAGCCAGCCGCACCGGGAGAACCCGTCCAGCCCCGGAACTCTCAGCAAGATACACCCATTGCCCGGAACCGGGCAGCTTCC
Protein-coding regions in this window:
- a CDS encoding alpha-L-arabinofuranosidase C-terminal domain-containing protein yields the protein MKTPKLLLSCVVLTALMTLTLRSQPRAVIKVDLDRKIAQIDPNIYGAFVEPIRTVVYGSIYDPKSSFADENGFRKDFVQLVKELKIPVVRWPGGNFVSGYNWEDGIGPKDQRPARLDLAWHQVESNRMGTDEYAKLCSLIGAENFICINAGLGTLDQARDWVEYCNYQGGTYYSDLRRKYGNEKPLNIKYWALGNEIDGPWQMGQKSAEDYCKFALEAAKLMQWVDRDIKLIACGASNYGRGTNNAWIDWNDYVLEHMIGKIDYLSVHRYVREVLGGETNFPAIMSRGLDIDEKIEIVKALIKKATAKSGSARPVYISFDEWSAGGPGAGSTLLGSLMVAQHLNSFIRHADIVKMANITMLSSLVGNSPEGDFKNALYQAFYLYSNNSRGTALDVYDECERYSNRAFHDIPYLDVTAVLSESAKAVVLNVVNRNEKNPITSDVILQSGACTGSATVKEINAESVDSSNSRTREGVAITSKEIQFQGSSINYSFPAHSFTQMMIPIK
- a CDS encoding Gfo/Idh/MocA family oxidoreductase, which translates into the protein MSASTRRHFLQSTTVGAVALSQLPALLRSAEPDRKIKLGLIGCGWYGMVDLKAAVKCGGIDVISLCDVDSDHLQQSANDVEKLQGKRPQTFKLYEDMLKAGGLDAVIIATPPHWHALQFLAALDHGLDVYQEKPLSYDIREGRAMVEAAKESGRIIQVGFQRRQSPAFQTVRQRVQAGDPGRIVCAEATINYSAGTKDPTPQPPPASLDWDLWCGPGPKIPYSPQVGHMNWRLEKTSGQGHLVDWGIHLIDAARVILGEGLPQTVSAAGGLYGLKGITTPDVFAAHFDFASCPLSWHHRIWGAEEYNPQISNGITLYGEKETIFVTDDRYEVIPRGKNKERHTYEAGADMGGLHMAEFLNAARTRQPAGCMIEDAYRSTAAVKLAMIAYDTGCKIAWDAQTETIPGNAEAARLLKRDYRAPWVHP
- a CDS encoding malectin domain-containing carbohydrate-binding protein is translated as MKKEPCFVLVACACLFIGTVSNVLAADVTGTWKSEFDSQIGHQNYIFTFNQDGGKLTGKANSEAGDRKREAELKEGKVEGDTISFVELLSIPDREIRISYTGKLSANGNEIKFTREVGDFAKTEIVAQREPALRSETAPTAKDIRIKAGKSEPVKDAEGNVWLADQGFEGGQTIERPDIQIANTKSPDLYRAERYSMDAFSWPVPNGKYLVKLHFAETFDGITGPGQRVFSFNVQGREFKDFDVWVKAGGPLKAYIEAVPVEVTDGRIKVTFTPKVENPQICAIEIIPQGGGEAASAPAQAGGLGPRTGGGRGGFGGPIELGPDDKPAFPEPPAGFNARRDNVPHGDVILIEYDSKTLGTRRQMRVYTPPGYSSGRKYPVLYLLHGIGANNRQWLEGCRAANVIDNLLADGKIQPMVMVFPNCDANINATNAAASARPRDGGRRVGFEGYGAPFESDLLNDIIPYIESHYSVFADREHRALAGLSMGGGQSLNIGLSHVETFANIGGFSSAPNTYEFGGLSPDTKLLADPADAKEKLKVLWIACGNKDGLIRVSQGVHKMLKENGVPHVWHVDSHAHDDPEWSSNLYLFAQHIFK
- a CDS encoding SUMF1/EgtB/PvdO family nonheme iron enzyme, with product MLLVRLLLLSTLLSGLVACEKAGPATSQDTTTASGEGKASESGPLDVTTRSGVRMIYLPGGEFLMGSERGNPDEAPAHKVRVSPFLMDKFEVTQAMFKEAQLPNPSHWQQNPQQPVEQVRWLDAKRYCNERSLLEQLQPCYNEKTPDWKCNYSANGYRLPTEAEWEYACRAGTSGDYDFERPDKLRQYAWFADNSERMTHIVGQKKPNGFGICDLYGNVSEWCEDVYSPIYYKASPLTDPLGPPSSGKDVKRVIRGGSWKSSAEQCRATARQGERTGDTDACFSTDFCGFRCVRRAAPGQLEELRKSSRPG
- a CDS encoding MBOAT family O-acyltransferase, yielding MLFHTWPFLIFLSVVLPVFFALRKTGLWLPWLTLASYFFYGWWNPYYLFLVLYSTVLDFCLVALMDHCPREGTKVNVFHRLFRLEFEDRVLKTSFLSCATATVGIALVAAFGPRTLRAAMGMLGVIVLLMSLGALYGSRRIWLLISLVNNLALLLFFKYARFVAANLNAVLAWVHLPFRLSDPSVLMPLGFEYLLPVGISFFTFQSLSYTIDFYFGKCQRERNFLRFATFVCFFPQLMAGPIERARHLLPQFAQFPPVRLQNFTDGASLFLVGLFKKLALANYLAFYVERVYDNPGEFGAPALFLATVAFGWQIFFDFSGYTDMARGVAKLMGFNLILNFNNPYLATGLGDFWSRWHISLSTWFRDYVYIPLGGNRRGAFNTYRNLFLTFFISGIWHGAAWTFVIWGALHGLGVLVTRELERSAVYRERVPKILKQGGVFLFVTFTWIFFRADSLADALLIVRRLCTAAWHDPQIPALMLAMVALVWLYEFVYESRFRDILQTRLVRVGVAVCMLLYLCVCSSGGGAFIYFQF